From Methanosarcina lacustris Z-7289, one genomic window encodes:
- the mcrD gene encoding methyl-coenzyme M reductase operon protein D, which produces MSDSASNTENPIQIEIFPSRILSPETAQKLITELYRIDGIIRVMVQGSRLPERVSAGPGTGEKVEHPLRKPIQIGDQVIELKICVGRIRLEISNAETKEKIRSVCEEIFPFAFEFREGNFFRKQPTVTDYAKFGPDSDPCLLGMVDAKAKIDQLVYIEKQKKEDSKDTDE; this is translated from the coding sequence ATGTCAGACTCTGCTTCAAACACGGAAAATCCTATCCAAATAGAAATCTTTCCCAGTAGAATCCTGTCTCCCGAAACCGCTCAGAAGCTTATTACTGAGCTTTATCGGATTGACGGGATAATCCGCGTTATGGTCCAGGGCTCGAGACTCCCCGAAAGGGTTTCTGCAGGCCCAGGTACCGGGGAAAAGGTGGAACACCCCCTAAGGAAGCCTATTCAGATTGGAGATCAGGTTATTGAACTTAAGATCTGTGTAGGCAGGATCAGGCTTGAAATCTCAAATGCCGAAACTAAAGAAAAAATCAGGTCAGTGTGCGAAGAAATCTTTCCTTTCGCTTTTGAATTCAGAGAAGGAAATTTCTTCAGGAAACAGCCTACAGTGACTGATTATGCAAAATTTGGCCCTGATTCCGACCCTTGCTTGCTTGGTATGGTAGACGCTAAAGCCAAGATAGACCAGCTCGTCTATATCGAGAAACAAAAGAAAGAAGACAGTAAAGATACAGATGAGTGA
- the mcrC gene encoding methyl-coenzyme M reductase I operon protein C, with protein MMIDRETQVVDCRCGGGLGKGGGLAQRGTLSEAGRADVVAIAMSPGQRHITKPVCEITYGMRKENIQVSVLVLYSGSGIPESGMRTGSFVLSPVEVAQIEMHKLAVIHLGNIRDHVIRKTREILSQADIPAIVVSQIPVDFEDFAEAGIKTRLVMPRDENIRTKGIVMDMVSGVTRGDFCPRDKLNSIVKYVKTTLDQLENNKGVA; from the coding sequence ATGATGATAGATCGGGAAACACAGGTAGTTGACTGCCGATGCGGCGGAGGACTAGGCAAAGGAGGAGGGCTTGCTCAAAGAGGCACTCTTTCGGAAGCTGGTCGTGCCGATGTGGTAGCTATTGCTATGAGTCCTGGCCAGAGACATATCACAAAACCGGTATGCGAGATAACATACGGAATGAGGAAAGAAAACATTCAGGTGAGTGTGCTCGTACTTTACTCAGGTTCAGGGATTCCCGAATCAGGCATGAGGACAGGGTCATTTGTCCTGAGTCCGGTAGAAGTTGCACAGATTGAAATGCATAAGCTGGCTGTTATTCACCTCGGAAATATTAGGGACCATGTAATTAGAAAAACCAGGGAGATCCTGAGCCAGGCTGATATCCCGGCAATTGTTGTCAGCCAAATTCCGGTGGATTTTGAGGATTTTGCGGAAGCAGGGATAAAGACGAGATTAGTGATGCCAAGGGATGAAAATATTCGTACCAAGGGAATTGTAATGGATATGGTAAGTGGAGTTACACGTGGTGACTTCTGTCCCAGGGATAAACTAAATTCGATCGTAAAATACGTCAAGACGACATTAGACCAGTTAGAAAATAATAAAGGAGTTGCATGA